The Chaetodon auriga isolate fChaAug3 chromosome 3, fChaAug3.hap1, whole genome shotgun sequence genome has a window encoding:
- the barhl2 gene encoding barH-like 2 homeobox protein: MEASSGSSFGIDTILSSASNSGNPVLMNGDFRLGDSRTADFRSQATPSPCSEIDTVGTAPSSPISVTMEHAADPHLVQDSLQHHHHHHNQPQSLPLSPQQQPLAGAGCAPRTATSSFLIKDILGDSKPLAACAPYSTSVSSPHHTPKPESATAPDGFRPKLEQDENRSKLDKRDDIQSEMKCNGTKEEGDREISSSRDSPPMRTKKPRKARTAFTDHQLNQLERSFERQKYLSVQDRMDLAAALNLTDTQVKTWYQNRRTKWKRQTAVGLELLAEAGNYSALQRMFPSPYFYHPSLLGTVDSTTAAAAAAAMYSSMYRTPSTPHPSLQRPLVPRVLIHGLGPGGQPALNPLSNPMPGTPHPR, encoded by the exons ATGGAAGCATCCAGCGGGTCGAGTTTTGGGATAGACACTATTTTATCCAGCGCCTCTAACTCTGGTAACCCCGTGCTAATGAACGGAGATTTTCGGCTCGGCGACAGCAGGACAGCGGATTTCAGGAGCCAGGCAACCCCGTCACCATGCTCGGAGATAGACACTGTGGGAACGGCCCCCTCATCCCCCATCTCGGTCACCATGGAGCACGCCGCCGATCCGCATCTGGTCCAGGACAGCCTTCagcatcaccaccatcaccacaaCCAGCCGCAGAGTTTGCCGCTGTCGCCTCAGCAGCAGCCGCTCGCCGGGGCCGGCTGCGCCCCGAGGACTGCCACCTCCTCGTTTTTAATCAAAGACATTTTGGGCGACAGTAAACCGCTGGCAGCCTGCGCACCTTACAGCACCAGCGTATCCTCCCCCCATCACACGCCAAAACCAGAAAGTGCCACGGCTCCGGACGGCTTCAGGCCCAAGTTGGAACAAGACGAAAACAGAAGCAAGTTGGACAAAAGAGACGAcattcaaagtgaaatgaaatgcaacG GGACTAAAGAAGAAGGGGACCGGGAGATCTCCAGTAGCAGAGACAGTCCACCGATGCGCACGAAAAAGCCTCGCAAAGCACGGACAGCCTTTACCGACCACCAGCTCAACCAGCTGGAGAGGAGCTTTGAGCGACAAAAATACCTCAGCGTGCAGGACCGCATGGACCTGGCCGCGGCTCTcaacctgacagacacacaagtcAAGACCTGGTACCAAAACAGACG GACGAAGTGGAAGAGGCAAACGGCGGTCGGATTAGAGCTCCTGGCTGAAGCAGGAAACTACTCGGCCTTACAGAGAATGTTCCCGTCGCCCTATTTCTACCACCCGAGCCTGCTGGGCACCGTGGACAGCACGACGGCAGCCGCGGCGGCCGCGGCCATGTACAGCAGTATGTACCGGACTCCTTCCACGCCGCAtcccagcctccagagacctCTGGTCCCGAGGGTGCTCATTCATGGCCTTGGGCCGGGGGGGCAACCGGCACTAAACCCCCTGTCTAACCCCATGCCCGGCACACCGCATCCGCGATAA